One Artemia franciscana chromosome 7, ASM3288406v1, whole genome shotgun sequence DNA segment encodes these proteins:
- the LOC136028712 gene encoding uncharacterized protein LOC136028712 isoform X2: MARLLVIFTFVNCLFGILLASPISFEDIGNNPDADSEGFPDSLPCSKDCIEDGRAEEDCTSCPDSEKVGASIEVLNIASDDDEDDENTTEKQTSCLGDSCPIKDMMEETQDGNQQESLDLEDQTRDISDEVSNVSYDQNGRTIEEDSTTSSQEEDEEYDADADDDEDFIDLNDFLKEAAVKAEPGFGAERTEDPEMLDLKDDGNKMAEFADEEIKSAPLKTEADTTTQNDADINTSNKSASPRLLHIENGAFDSGNWVPIETSKGINKTNEVALKRHQHTSDIEMINTEVNSTTSDDEESEFGIHLVSPSVNDDENEDSTQETMLPFFPLFGTPILNTVVESLQRLQNQVQSLWNNYGSFNTTALEALPNDFKNTTSMSKMVNGSLVQVNETVNKEIINGVPHLFHVKVMALVPQQTETSNSQPEEPDVQSEMALSETSEVPE, translated from the exons ATGGCACGTCTCTTagtgatatttacttttgtGAATTGTCTTTTTGGAATTCTTTTAGCGTCTCCCATATCTT tcgaAGACATTGGGAATAATCCTGATGCAGATTCCGAAGGTTTCCCTGATTCACTGCCTTGTTCCAAAGATTGTATTGAAGATGGAAGAGCCGAAGAAGATTGTACATCATGCCCAGACTCGGAAAAAGTAGGAGCTTCAATAGAAGTCCTTAACATAGCCAGTGATGATGATGAAGATGATGAAAATACGACTGAAAAACAGACCAGCTGTCTTGGAGATAGCTGCCCAATAAAGGATATGATGGAGGAAACACAAGATGGTAATCAGCAGGAAAGTCTTGACCTTGAGGACCAAACACGCGATATTTCTGATGAAGTTTCAAATGTCTCGTATGATCAAAATGGTAGAACTATAGAAGAAGATTCTACCACAAGCTCCCAAGAAGAAGATGAAGAATACGATGCTGATGCAGATGACGACGaagattttattgatttaaatgattttcttaaagAGGCTGCTGTTAAGGCAGAGCCAGGCTTTGGGGCTGAACGAACAGAGGATCCAGAAATGCTAGATCTCAAAGATGATGGTAACAAAATGGCAGAGTTTGCAGATGAAGAAATCAAATCGGCTCCTTTAAAAACTGAAGCTGATACAACTACTCAAAATGATGCAGACATAAATACTTCCAACAAAAGTGCAAGTCCCCGCCTTTTGCATATTGAAAACGGTGCATTTGATTCTGGGAATTGGGTGCCCATTGAAACTTCCAAaggaataaacaaaacaaatgaagtCGCCTTAAAAAGACACCAACATACGAGTGACATAGAAATGATCAATACAGAGGTAAATAGCACCACTTCAGACGATGAAGAGAGTGAATTTGGCATACATTTAGTAAGTCCGTCTGTTAATGACGATGAAAATGAAGACAGTACACAAGAAACTATGCTTCCGTTTTTCCCACTTTTTGGCACACCAATTTTAAACACAGTTGTCG AATCTCTTCAACGTCTCCAGAATCAAGTTCAGAGTTTATGGAACAACTACGGCAGTTTTAATACCACCGCCCTTGAAGCTCTCCCTAACGACTTCAAAAATACAACTTCCATGTCAAAAATGGTCAACGGAAGCTTAGTTCAAGTAAATGAAACAGTAAATAAAGAAATCATCAATGGTGTGCCTCACTTATTTCATGTCAAAGTTATGGCTTTAGTACCTCAGCAGACTGAAACCAGTAACAGCCAGCCAGAAGAGCCAGATGTTCAGAGTGAAATGGCACTCAGTGAGACGAGCGAGGTCCCGGAGTGA